A genomic window from bacterium includes:
- a CDS encoding SpoIID/LytB domain-containing protein yields MLHLKKSIHAIVLIFAAGLITSAGLIGCSRVSVKQTVIANKVTLPAAKMKSSRKRNVRVVLAKSSKRITISSNRPMRVYDMRTKKKLGSIRLTSDAQIVIRDGRILMNGQFIASPKIRLVPEAKEWIQVKNRHYRGQIEIRINEEKGGLMVINYVPLEEYLYGVVPNEVPAKWPEEALKVQAVAARSFALYKMSGRAQQPYDLDATVNSQVYGGYDSEKLSTNRAVRDTLGQVMRFRGKIIAAFYHSNCGGHTANVQDVWGSEMAYLNGTACGFCDDGPHASWKMTIPRKELAARLRKRGTGVGAIESINLLGRDGSGRVLKVGVRHSKGKEIIAASAFRLMVGADQLKSTKFNFRDTGKNLTFWGKGWGHGVGMCQEGALGMAKSGFGYRDILRHFYPGADIGRCGN; encoded by the coding sequence GTGTTGCATCTGAAAAAAAGTATTCACGCCATCGTATTGATTTTCGCAGCGGGACTGATCACGAGTGCCGGCTTGATAGGTTGCAGCCGGGTTTCGGTCAAGCAAACGGTCATCGCCAACAAAGTGACCCTGCCCGCCGCGAAGATGAAATCATCCCGGAAGAGGAATGTCCGTGTTGTACTGGCCAAGAGCAGTAAAAGAATTACAATTTCCTCCAATCGACCGATGCGTGTCTATGATATGCGGACTAAAAAAAAGCTGGGCAGTATCCGTTTGACCAGTGATGCCCAAATTGTTATTCGGGATGGCCGGATTTTAATGAACGGTCAATTTATCGCCAGTCCGAAGATCCGTCTGGTACCGGAAGCCAAGGAATGGATCCAGGTTAAAAACCGGCACTACCGGGGTCAGATTGAGATTAGGATTAATGAAGAAAAGGGCGGATTGATGGTGATTAATTATGTGCCGTTGGAGGAGTATCTCTATGGTGTGGTCCCGAACGAGGTGCCTGCCAAATGGCCCGAAGAGGCGCTGAAAGTACAGGCGGTTGCTGCGCGGTCTTTTGCGCTCTATAAAATGAGCGGACGCGCCCAACAGCCGTACGACCTGGACGCCACAGTCAACAGTCAGGTGTATGGCGGGTATGATTCTGAGAAACTCAGTACCAACCGGGCGGTTCGGGATACCCTTGGTCAGGTGATGCGTTTTCGCGGCAAGATTATTGCGGCTTTTTATCATTCTAATTGTGGCGGGCATACTGCCAATGTGCAGGATGTCTGGGGAAGTGAGATGGCCTACTTGAATGGGACAGCGTGCGGTTTTTGTGATGATGGACCGCATGCTTCCTGGAAAATGACAATTCCACGCAAAGAACTGGCAGCCCGTTTGCGCAAACGCGGAACCGGTGTCGGGGCAATTGAAAGCATTAATCTGCTGGGGCGGGATGGCAGTGGACGGGTTTTAAAGGTTGGTGTGCGGCACAGCAAGGGTAAGGAAATTATCGCAGCCTCGGCATTTAGATTGATGGTCGGTGCAGACCAATTGAAAAGTACAAAATTTAATTTTCGTGACACAGGCAAAAATCTGACATTTTGGGGTAAGGGCTGGGGGCATGGTGTGGGGATGTGCCAGGAAGGTGCACTGGGAATGGCCAAAAGCGGTTTCGGGTATCGTGATATTTTACGTCATTTTTATCCCGGGGCGGATATTGGCCGGTGTGGCAATTAA
- a CDS encoding ATP-dependent helicase → MKLSALEKIIEGLNPGQKQAVTHGRGPQLVVAGAGTGKTAVITKRIAHMVSSKLCSAKEILALTFTDKAAEEMENRVDLLVPYGFTDSTICTFHAFGDRVLREQGVFLGMNPNYKVLSTAEQLIFLREHIFDLRLDKLRPLSDPTRHLQMILRVISRAKDEDVTPETYLAYCDQLETHNSEDAEPADIAAWEKQKELAHVYACYQALLLKHGLADFGDLITLTLKLFREHPDVLADYQQRYRFIMVDEFQDTNAAQFALLRMLAGENGNITVVGDDDQSIYKFRGAAISNILQFTHYYPSADIKVLNENYRSTQTILDAAYRLIQHNNPERLEVKKQLNKRLRSQRTESVPVLYQGFETVSAEADWIAERLKSFKLSTDRGWSEFALLVRANRHADPYLRSMNMQGIPFRFSGNQGLYRQPEVRLCIAFLRLIANPADGLALHALASSEVYQMPIVDLAWLAAESRKKNEPMQRMLKQALRNRDAFLSDAGKAAGEKILDDLERYLEMSRTLPTGQILYRFLTESRLLANYTEAQTIAADRIIKNLSKFFNVVQKYEHVAQSDKVIHFVEHLTMLESVGDDPGTSEMDGEIDAVNVLTVHRAKGLEFPIVFLPGLAANRFPSINRSSALALPLELAKEELSGGDPFLGEERRLFYVAMTRAKEQLLMSSARDYGGARAYKVSRFVLESLEVVPDEQKLVTLSSLEKIKRHAPQQAPEIHSVGILGKDASLSLSFYQIDDFKTCPLKYKYIHLLKIPVLPHHAILYGKALHTAVSEFYRQRLRGKLLNEDDVIGLFKDTWVNEGFISREHEELRLNAGIAAIKLFMNNYTLNPVEPTYIEHSFSYFVGKNRIVGRMDRVDVSPSGEVSIIDFKSSEVFEQKEADKKARESLQLKMYAAAWLHMEKKLPEKVVLYFLDSGLTGVAKPDPDKILKTEELITEIAAQIRENCFDPKPSVWTCNYCPFRTVCPHAVS, encoded by the coding sequence ATGAAATTATCCGCTCTGGAAAAAATTATTGAGGGTCTGAATCCCGGACAAAAGCAGGCAGTGACCCATGGCCGTGGACCGCAACTTGTGGTCGCAGGTGCCGGTACCGGGAAAACCGCAGTGATCACAAAACGTATTGCCCACATGGTCAGCAGCAAGCTTTGTTCCGCCAAGGAAATTCTGGCACTGACATTTACGGACAAGGCAGCTGAAGAAATGGAAAACCGGGTGGATTTATTGGTGCCGTATGGATTTACCGATAGCACCATCTGTACGTTTCATGCCTTTGGTGACCGGGTATTGCGCGAGCAGGGTGTTTTTTTGGGCATGAATCCGAATTACAAAGTTCTCTCCACGGCGGAGCAACTCATCTTTCTACGGGAACATATTTTTGATCTCCGCCTGGATAAATTGCGACCGCTCTCAGATCCAACCCGGCATTTACAAATGATTTTGCGTGTGATCTCACGCGCCAAAGATGAAGATGTGACGCCGGAGACCTATTTGGCTTATTGCGACCAGTTGGAAACACATAATAGTGAAGATGCCGAACCTGCGGATATTGCTGCTTGGGAAAAACAAAAAGAATTGGCGCATGTTTATGCATGCTACCAGGCATTACTGCTCAAGCACGGATTGGCGGATTTTGGGGATCTGATTACCCTGACGCTCAAACTGTTTAGGGAACATCCTGATGTGCTGGCGGATTATCAACAGCGTTACCGGTTTATCATGGTGGATGAATTTCAGGACACCAATGCAGCACAATTTGCTTTGCTGCGAATGCTGGCCGGTGAGAATGGGAATATTACCGTGGTGGGGGATGATGATCAGAGTATCTATAAATTTCGCGGTGCCGCCATATCCAATATTCTGCAATTCACGCACTATTATCCATCAGCCGACATCAAGGTCTTGAATGAAAATTACCGTTCGACGCAAACAATTCTGGATGCTGCCTATCGTCTTATCCAGCATAACAATCCTGAACGCCTGGAGGTGAAAAAGCAGCTTAACAAAAGGCTGCGTTCGCAACGTACCGAGAGTGTGCCGGTTTTGTATCAGGGTTTTGAAACAGTATCGGCAGAAGCCGATTGGATTGCCGAAAGACTCAAATCGTTTAAATTAAGTACAGACCGGGGTTGGTCGGAATTTGCACTCCTGGTCAGAGCGAACCGGCATGCAGATCCCTATTTGAGGTCCATGAATATGCAGGGGATCCCTTTTCGGTTTTCAGGAAATCAAGGACTGTACCGGCAGCCTGAAGTCAGACTGTGTATTGCGTTTTTACGTTTGATTGCCAATCCTGCGGATGGACTGGCGTTGCATGCATTGGCATCTTCGGAAGTTTATCAAATGCCGATTGTCGATCTGGCATGGCTGGCTGCGGAATCCAGAAAAAAAAATGAACCCATGCAGCGGATGCTCAAGCAGGCATTGCGTAATCGTGATGCGTTTTTAAGTGATGCAGGAAAAGCGGCCGGGGAAAAAATCCTGGATGATCTTGAGCGGTATTTGGAAATGTCCCGCACGCTTCCGACCGGCCAGATTCTTTACAGGTTTTTAACTGAGAGCCGTCTGCTGGCCAACTATACTGAAGCGCAAACCATTGCGGCAGACAGAATTATCAAGAACCTTTCGAAGTTTTTTAATGTGGTGCAAAAATATGAACATGTTGCCCAGTCGGATAAAGTAATCCATTTTGTCGAGCACTTGACGATGCTTGAATCTGTTGGAGATGATCCCGGCACATCGGAGATGGATGGAGAGATTGATGCGGTCAATGTCTTGACAGTTCATCGTGCAAAAGGATTGGAGTTTCCAATTGTATTTTTACCCGGGCTGGCGGCAAATCGATTTCCTTCCATCAACCGGTCATCAGCATTGGCATTGCCGCTTGAATTGGCCAAAGAAGAATTGTCCGGCGGAGATCCTTTTTTGGGGGAGGAGCGACGACTGTTTTATGTTGCCATGACACGGGCAAAAGAACAGCTCCTCATGTCTTCGGCGCGCGATTATGGCGGAGCACGGGCCTATAAAGTTTCCCGGTTTGTGCTTGAGTCTTTAGAAGTGGTCCCGGATGAGCAAAAATTGGTGACCCTGTCATCATTGGAAAAAATAAAGCGGCATGCACCCCAACAGGCGCCTGAGATCCATTCCGTTGGAATTTTGGGAAAAGATGCTTCGCTCTCACTCTCTTTTTACCAAATTGATGATTTTAAAACCTGTCCGCTGAAATATAAATATATTCATTTGCTGAAAATACCCGTATTGCCGCATCATGCAATTTTATACGGTAAAGCACTGCATACTGCGGTTTCGGAATTTTACCGTCAACGTCTGCGGGGGAAGCTGCTGAACGAGGATGATGTGATTGGTCTTTTTAAGGATACATGGGTCAATGAGGGCTTTATTTCCAGAGAACATGAGGAATTGCGCCTTAACGCCGGGATTGCTGCAATAAAGTTATTTATGAACAATTATACATTAAACCCTGTAGAACCAACATATATTGAACATTCTTTTAGTTATTTTGTCGGTAAAAACAGAATTGTCGGAAGAATGGACCGTGTGGATGTTTCACCGTCAGGCGAGGTCAGCATCATTGATTTTAAAAGTTCTGAAGTTTTTGAGCAAAAGGAAGCGGACAAAAAAGCCCGGGAAAGTCTCCAGCTTAAAATGTATGCTGCGGCATGGCTCCATATGGAAAAAAAATTGCCGGAAAAAGTGGTGCTTTATTTTCTGGATAGCGGATTAACCGGTGTTGCCAAACCGGATCCGGATAAGATTTTAAAAACCGAGGAACTCATTACTGAAATAGCGGCACAGATACGTGAAAATTGTTTTGATCCCAAACCCAGCGTATGGACATGCAATTATTGTCCCTTCCGGACGGTGTGTCCGCATGCTGTTTCTTAA
- a CDS encoding energy transducer TonB, translated as MTWDRTTGFSFGITFGLHIGLIVLFSGMQLQKATIAEMPMLIEVTLAGSSAPKSVDEGVKAQGDAIGSPVQDETGQTHTPEEIAAWREKRRQQIIRELSRDRTGTTIGAGKARLRQSDEKLAEGRGAGDWGTPGSPTGTLSLSGDIAARGYKEPDFSTLKTVITEETRLRLTLVVLPEGDVKTAILLETSGYPYVDQKAIELARKILFDPLPNDWQQVEQQGVLTIKLKL; from the coding sequence GATTGCATATTGGTTTGATTGTTTTATTTAGCGGTATGCAATTGCAAAAAGCCACAATCGCAGAGATGCCTATGTTGATTGAGGTGACCCTGGCCGGGAGCAGCGCACCCAAATCGGTTGACGAGGGGGTGAAGGCGCAAGGGGACGCCATTGGCAGTCCGGTTCAGGATGAAACCGGACAGACTCATACGCCGGAGGAGATTGCCGCCTGGCGGGAAAAAAGGCGCCAACAGATAATCCGTGAATTATCCCGGGACCGGACCGGCACAACCATTGGTGCCGGAAAAGCGCGTTTGCGTCAATCCGATGAAAAACTTGCCGAGGGGCGGGGGGCAGGTGATTGGGGCACACCCGGATCACCAACCGGGACACTAAGTCTTTCGGGGGATATTGCCGCCCGTGGGTATAAAGAACCGGATTTTTCCACACTGAAAACTGTGATCACGGAAGAGACGCGTTTGCGTTTGACCCTGGTGGTATTGCCGGAAGGGGATGTTAAAACCGCGATTTTGCTGGAGACCTCCGGGTATCCCTATGTAGACCAAAAGGCGATTGAGTTGGCAAGAAAGATTCTATTTGATCCTTTGCCCAATGACTGGCAGCAAGTAGAACAGCAAGGCGTCTTGACCATCAAATTGAAGTTGTAA